The genomic stretch ACCGATGCTCAGAGCGGAAAAAAGGGCGGCAGCAGGAAAAGTTCTCAGGGACGGTGCGGTGCCTCTCGCAAGCTTTGACGTTACAGCCCTGAAGCCGGTGGCAGGAAAGCCTGCAAGGTGGCTCAACGCCCTTATCCCCGTCGGGATGGTTATTGCAGTGACGCTGCTCGGGCTCTGGTTCGATGGACTCTCGGAGATTGCCACGACGGATAGCTCCCTTACGGAAAAAAGCGCCAGGGATATTCTCTTCAGCACGTCCATCCTGAAAAATGTCGGGACCGTCTTCAGCGCAGCAAATTCCTATAATATTCTCCTATGGGCTTCACTATCGGGTGCGCTGGCTGCCATCCTCCTGGCATTCATTCAGAGGATTCTCAGCATCGGGGAATCGTTTTCAGCCCTGATGGAAGGGATGAAGTCGATGCTGATGGCAATTGTGATCCTCGTTCTCGCCTGGTCCATCAAGGTGGTCTGCGATGAGCTTCACACCGCTACATACATCGTAAGCAACCTTTCTGAAGCCATCCCCTATCACTTCCTTCCGGTCATCATCTTTATCGTGGCCTGTCTCATCAGCTTTGCCACAGGAACATCCTGGGGAACGATGGGGATTCTCATGCCGCTCACCATCCCTCTTGCCTTTGAGGTTTCCAAGGTCAACGCCATTTCTCCAGATGGTTCATATCTGCTTCTGCTCGGTTCCGTCTCATCCGTCCTCGCTGGAGCGGTTTTCGGCGACCACTGCTCTCCCATCTCAGACACGACGATCCTCTCATCTATGTCTTCATCGTGCGATCATATCGACCATGTCAGGACACAGATCCCCTATGCAGTGCTTGCTGCATTGGTGGGTATGATGGTGGGAGACATCCCTACCGCTTACGGACTATCGCCTTATGTCTCGTTAATGGCGGGAACCCTTCTTCTCTATCTCATCATCCGTTTTCTCGGGAAGAAAATCGTTGTTTGAAGTACCTCAGTTCTATCATTATTCGTTCGAAGTTCCCCCGCTGTTCTCGGCTTTCACCTTGTAATAGTAATTATCCGGTGTCACCAGGGCATCCACGTCGATATAGAAAGGTGAAGTTGGCTTGCCGATCTCCACGAAGCCTGAATCCGGCGCCAGTGATCTGTAAATCCTGTAAAAAGTCGCCGGATCATGGCTGGCATCGGATGGAGGAACATCCCACGTCAGATATGCATGCGTCTCTTTCCTGGTTACCCTGAGCGTGTCTCCGACGGGATTAGGCGGCAGCATGGATGGTGGAGTGAACGACTCGCATTCATATCTCTGACGCTCTATTCTGACATCATCCACCAGCCCTTCTATCACGGAGTCCGCCCCCGTCACGTAATCGAACCTCTCGTGCACTGTGATCCTGATTTTCATGCTGGAAGTCGAGTTAATGAAATCTGTCAGATCATAGTTCACGAGACTCCAGTTGTTGGCATTGGCATCCAGTTGTTCCACTTTTGTGTATGTCGAACCGCCGTCGTTCGAAACGTCGATCAGGAAATAGCTCGAATCGAAGTCATTGGCCTTCCAGAGGTAGAACCATCTCTGAAGGCTCATGTCGAGTGCAACGGCGCGATCACCATCGAATGTCGGTGAGATCAGCCTGACGTACCCGCCATCGACATCTCCATCCGTTGGATCGAAATTCCCCTTCGGACGAGGATTCCCAGTAACCCAGCACTTCACTCCGGGAGAAGGTGTCGTGTCATCCTCCGGCTGGACCTGGTTTTCAGCCGAGTCAGTCACACCCCATGGATCCTCCCTCACCCACAGACCATTTGTTGCAGTCGCTTCCGTCATCCATCCCATGTCGGATTCCATGTCATCGTTCAGGACGGTTACGGTTGAAAGCGTTCCGACCTTCACTTTGAATTGCGATACAGCCGAAGAGCCATTGTCATACCTTGTCTCGAGCGTGAAGATGATGTCATTCCCGCATCCTGAATCAACGGTAAAGGTGTAATGCGGAGAATCGGACTCTGCGGTTACCCCCGCCGCAATATCGGGATAAGTGGCGTAATTGTTATTGATAGTAACTCCAGTAGAAGTGGTTGTGAGGATACCTGAAACAGCGGNNNNNNNNNNNNNNNNNNNNNNNNNNNNNNNNNNNNNNNNNNNNNNNNNNNNNNNNNNNNNNNNNNNNNNNNNNNNNNNNNNNNNNNNNNNNNNNNNNNNACGGTAAAGGTGTAATGCGGAGAATCGGACTCTGCGGTTACCCCCGCCGCAATATCGGGATAAGTGGCGTAATTGTTATTGATAGTAACTCCAGTAGAAGTGGTTGTGAGGATACCTGAAACAGCGGTGGCTGTTGAGTCCTTCGTATTCCTCACGGTGACGGCCATGGTTACAGTCTCGCCGATGTCTATCTCACCATCGCCATTCCCATAGCTGGAGTTGGAATCGTTGATTGTATGGCTGTAATATTTAACCTTTCCAGCAGAGCTCGGGACCTCCTCTCCGCAGATGGTGACGTCATCGATATAGAATCCGCTCTTGGACGAGTAGGAATCACTCTTAAGCCTGAAGCGGATGTAAACGAGATCCTCCTGATCCGCGATGCTTGAGACGTCATACCTGTACTCTTCCCACTGCGTATCTCTCCCAAACCCCTTCCAGATTTCCTGGAAGTCAACGCCATTGGTGCTGATCTCGATTGAGGCGAGGTCGGCTCCCTCCTCGTTGTTCAGCCATCTCCAGAATCGTAGCTCTGCATTTCTCAACCCACGTAGATCGTAGGCAAGAGTGGTCAGTTTGTAGTCCGCATTGTTCCCGTAGTTCCCATCCAGGTTGGTTCCGTAAACATTCGTCCCCGTATGAGCCGAAGGAGGACCACCGCTTGCTCCTGCCGGAGGTCCAAATTCCCAGCCAAGCGAATCACTGTTCTCGATGGTCCACCCCGGGTCGGATTCCAGATATTCAGCAGCGAATGGACACGATTCAAACCCTTTTGTTACCCTGACCATAAATGAAGTTTCGGATCGACAGAGTGTCTTGTTGGATGTAAAGGTCAGCGTGAACGGGATCTCATGTCCATCGAGGGCTTCAGAAGAAACGTAAATCTTGAAATGATTCGAGAGCGATTCCGCGGTCCCTCCCGCCGGAATGTCCGGGAAAGTTGCAGAGGAATCGAGGATCGAGACATTCGGGTCGCTGCTCGAGAGCGTTGCCGTAATCGCTCCAACGTCTCCCCCCGTGGCATATATCGTCACAGGCATATCGACGGTCTCTCCCGGATCGGCCTCGCCGTCGTTGTCCTGATCGGAATCGAGGATGCGGTGAGCATAATAGTCAAGGTCGAAGGAACCTTCGGGAACGAGGTAAGCATCCTTCAACACTGAAGCGAATCGGATGTTAACCGGCCATTTCTGCGAATAATACCCCTCCTTCCAGAAATTGATATGGAATTTGTCAGGCTGGGTTATCCACTGATAGCGACCATGTTGAGGCTCACTCGTTCTCGTCGATTCGCCGAACGAAAAGACGACCTCATCCAGCGAAAGATTGGCAGAGATCGGACTTCCAGCGCAGGCATCGTATGTGTGACCGTAGATGCTTGAATCGTCCATTCTATTCAACAGATACTGCCATCCTGCACGGTTTCTGAAAACGGTGGAATCCCTCCATGTCTCATAGTCAGGCTGAAAAGACTGGTTCACCTCGATAGTCACACCATAGGATCCCATTTCTCCGTAAAACCAGTCGTTCATCTCACCATCTACAGCATAGAGGAGCTCCCATCCAGTTCCATTGGCGTAGTAGCCAGTCCCGGCATCATTGAACAAGCGGGCTCCCATATCCGAGCTGATCTCACGAAAGACCTTCTTTTCGTGGGGTGATGGATAGACGTTGGTGCAACCGAAGGGATGGATGACAAGCTCGCTGTAAGAATGGTAGGAAAGGTTGACCAAGGGTCGGTGGTCCTGGGTGAGGTTCATTATTCCCTGTGTTTCCGGCTCTGAAGCAGGGGAGGGTCCCCTGTATGTATCGCTTCCTGTTGAGCCACTCGAACCATTGCAGCCTCCCCACTTAAATGGATAGTTCCTGTTGAGATCGACGCCGTATGTCCCGTCGCCGTTGTTTCTCCTGTTCTTTCTCCACATGTTATCAATGGTAAAAACATAGTTGGAGCCATCAGGGTTATGCGTCGGCAGCACCCAGATCTCCCTGTTGTCAACCCAGTATTTGACTTCCTGATCTGTTGAGTACCTGGTCAGGAGATAATCAATGATATCCATGGCTATTTCAGGGGTCATCACTTCCCTTGCATGGTGCTGGGCCACAAAGAGGGCGGCTGCTTCATCCTCTTCGACCGTCACGTTATCGGATATCTTCATAGCCCACGCCGGTCTCCCTTCCTCAGTCGTGCCATACTGAAACTTTTTCGCCAGGGCCGGGTAGGCTGCTTCATATTCGTTGAGCTTCTGCTCAATCTCGTCGGGATTAAGATAATCGCTCAATCCCAGAATTTCTTCGGTCGTGGGGGTCAGATCTCTTACGATCTCCGTCGTGAACCCTCCTGCGATCAGGTTCAGATAGGTCGGATAATCTCCGATGATATCAACCGTGTTTTCCTTGACGTTGATCCCTGCCACATCAAGCTGATACCCCGCAAGGAGAGGGATCTCCCTCTCTTTATCTAAGATTGTCACTCTCAGAAGGAGAGGCGGGTTGAGGAGATAATCCTCTTCCTGGGTGTAGACATATTCCTGCAAGCTAAAAGCTATGATGAAGAAGATAAAAACTGCTGCTAACGTTTTGAATCGCCTCTGGCTGTTCATGAATGACCTCACTTTCAAGGCTCCATCCCTCCGCAGGTATGGCCCTACTACCTCTCTAAAAGGTTTTATCGCATTACACTCCTGCATTTGTGCAGAGTCTGACAATCTTTTTTATACGCTCGTAATATACAAATGTCAATATAACAATTCTTATGGATGGAACCTTCTCAACAATTCACCAAATCGAGAAAGTGCGATGACAAATCACAGGAAAAGTGGTATCCTATAGCAACAAAAATGAGGTTCCGAGAGGAACTTTAGAGATTGCGAGTGCCTAGGTAGCTCAGTCGGTAGAGCGCAGGACTGAAAATCCTGGCGTCGGCGGTTCAATTCCGTCCCTAGGCACCATTTTTTATCCTCTCCTTAGAAGATTTTCCATTAAGAGACAGGAAAATGTTACTTCATCGAGCGAGAGATTTTTCAATCAATCTGTTTCGGTACCGCCGCCGTTTTCTGCCACGACTTTGTAATAATGACTGTCCAAATCGTCGAGTTCCTTCAGGTCGAGATAGAATGTCGCCGTCGCCGATCCTAACTCCGCAAAACCTGTGTCGGGTTTATCAGAACGGTAGATCCTGTACAGCGTGGCGGCATCATGAGTGGCATCCGTGGGCGGTGCCTGCCATTCCAGCCTGACGTTGTTTTCCTCTTTTGTGACTTGCAGCGTATCTCCAACCTTGTTGGGTGGATTGGCAGGAGGAGCCGTGAACACATCGCACTCATAATGTGTTCCGTAGAATCGGACATCATCGATCAGCCCTTCAACGATGATATCTCCTATCGGAATGCCCCAGCCACTCTCCTCCACTACGCGGACTCGTATCCTCATCTGTGAGGATGGCTGCAGGATGCTTGAAACATTGAGGCTCTTTGACAGCCATTGATTTGACATCCCCTCAACTCTTTCCAGGATGCTGTAGCTTGAGCCGCCGTTGTTCGAAACCGCCAGCTCGAAAAAGCTCGAGTCATACTCATCCGACTTGACATGATAGAACCAGCGATTAAGATCCAGCGTCATGATCCCCGCACCCGTGGCATCGAAGATTGGAGACTCTAAAACGGCAGCACCTCCATCCACATCTCCATCCCCTGGCTGAAACTTCCCGGACGGCCTCGGATTTCCTGTCACCCAGCACTTCACGCCAGGAGAAGCCGTCGTGTCATCCTCAGGCTGGACCAGTCGACCTTCGGAATCCTTGACCTCATAGGGGTCCTCTCTTACCCAGATCCCTGCTGTTGCCGTCCCGCTGACTGCCCATCCCTTATCGGTTTCCATGTCATCCTGGAAGAAAGTAGTTTCAGTCTCCTCTCCCACCCTCACTGAAAATCCCGTGTGAGATATGGCACCACTATCGTGGTGGATCTCCATTTTGAATTTGATAAGCGCTCCACATCCCTCATTGACCGTAATCGTGAAATGCGGAGGCTTGGACTCGGCCGTCGCCTCTCCCGCGATGTCCGGATAATAGGCAACTTTATCCCTGATGATGACCCCGGTATTTTTCGTGGTGAGAACAGCCCAGACATTGGTTGCCGGAGTCGTCTCCTTGTTACGCAACGTGACCCTGATCGTGACCGTTTCTCCAAAGTCGACGTTTCCATCGCCATTCCCGTAGTTTGGATTGCTGTCATCAATGGTGTGACTGTGATAGGTGATCTTCCCTGCCACCTGATTAACCGCTTCATAAGCATCCACGCGCCCGGAACCATACTCGTTGTCTTTCCCTGGAACACCCAGATCAACCGCAGTCTGCTCGAGAACTTCCTTGATGTCATCCGGAAAGAGGGTTGGATCGGCGGATACCATCAGTGCGGCAGCCCCCGCCGTGTGCGGTGTTGCCATCGAAGTCCCGCTTTTCAGAGAGTACCCGCTGCAGAAGTTGTGCGATTTCGTATCCACACCCGGTGCCGAGACATCTGGCTTGATGAGACCGGGTGGATAGGGATAATCGTTGTAAGGATCCACATCCTGCCAGGTTACCGGCCCACGGGATGAGAAGCCAGCAATTTCATCGTTGCAATCCGTGGCTCCCACTGTGATGACCCTGGGAACATCTCCGGGTGTTCTCACGTTATCGGGTTCATTACCGCTTCCCTCGTTCCCGGCTGCTATAACCATAGCCGTTCCCATCTCGATCGTATTTTCGCAGTTTGCCCTCCAGGTGGCGCGGTCGGGGTTCTGATTATGCGGCCAGCCGAGACTCATGGAGATGAGATCCGCGTTGTTATCAGCCGCATACTGCATGGCGTTCCAGACATCCACCTCATCTGCAAAGGTGACGCCTACACGAACGACCATGATCTTCGCACCATGTGCCATTCCGGCTTTGGTCCCGGACGTCCCATCGCCGGCCACAGTTCCCGCGACGTGAGAACCATGCGAGTTCTGGTCATCTGGATTGTTGTTCCCCAGATCGAAGTTCCAGCCGACGAAGTCATCGATGAAGCCGTTGCTGTCATCGTCGACGCCGTTCTCGTCGTCGGGATCCATGATGACCCCATCATGATCGAGGTCCTCCCCTGGGTTAACCCATATCTGATTCACGATGTCGGGATGGTTGAGGCATACCCCTGTATCTATTACTGCCACGACTGCCCCGTCTCCGGTGATTCCGAGCAGATCCCAGACATCGGGAGCTCGCATCAGCTCGACGCCGCATTCGATCTCAAGAGGCTCTGCCGCTGGAGCTGCTGCCGGTATCCCCTGTGATTGCAATGCAGCGGAGGAATTTGACGACGCCCGGGTGTGAAGAAAGACATCGCGTTTGGGATTGTAGTTAATGTACTTTACATCCGGTCTTCCGGCAATCTCCTCGATAATGGCTCTCGTCGTATCGACGCCAATAACGTTGCTGAGCCAGAGCGGCCTGATCCTTCTGGCATGGCCTCCCTGCTTCTCACGTTCCAGGATTGAGAGGATGGGAAGCTGCGACCTTGAGGCTACTTCCTTCAAGCGCACCGAAATGGCTTTCAGACGCTCAGCCTTCGATTTCCCCTGACCAAGAACGAGGATCTCGCTTCTGGAAACTTGCTCCCTGAGAACTATGCTGATGGGAATGATCGCATCCTTCTGCGCCGATCCCATTACCAGAGGCAGTTCCCCTTTCAGCTTGGGAAGGATGACTGATGATATGGAGCCATTCTTCGGCTCAGGGCTGCCAGCACCCTCCGCAGCACCCGCTGCCTGCAAGCCGCTGATGACTTTAAGCAAAACGAGAAAAGCTATCGGAAAAAACAATACTGCATTCAAATTTTTTCTCATAACGCCCCCTTGTCACAGATGATTCAAGATTTTCATGAAACCTCACATCTAAGA from Acidobacteriota bacterium encodes the following:
- a CDS encoding fibronectin type III domain-containing protein → AVSGILTTTSTGVTINNNYATYPDIAAGVTAESDSPHYTFTVDSGCGNDIIFTLETRYDNGSSAVSQFKVKVGTLSTVTVLNDDMESDMGWMTEATATNGLWVREDPWGVTDSAENQVQPEDDTTPSPGVKCWVTGNPRPKGNFDPTDGDVDGGYVRLISPTFDGDRAVALDMSLQRWFYLWKANDFDSSYFLIDVSNDGGSTYTKVEQLDANANNWSLVNYDLTDFINSTSSMKIRITVHERFDYVTGADSVIEGLVDDVRIERQRYECESFTPPSMLPPNPVGDTLRVTRKETHAYLTWDVPPSDASHDPATFYRIYRSLAPDSGFVEIGKPTSPFYIDVDALVTPDNYYYKVKAENSGGTSNE
- a CDS encoding M14 family zinc carboxypeptidase, whose protein sequence is MNSQRRFKTLAAVFIFFIIAFSLQEYVYTQEEDYLLNPPLLLRVTILDKEREIPLLAGYQLDVAGINVKENTVDIIGDYPTYLNLIAGGFTTEIVRDLTPTTEEILGLSDYLNPDEIEQKLNEYEAAYPALAKKFQYGTTEEGRPAWAMKISDNVTVEEDEAAALFVAQHHAREVMTPEIAMDIIDYLLTRYSTDQEVKYWVDNREIWVLPTHNPDGSNYVFTIDNMWRKNRRNNGDGTYGVDLNRNYPFKWGGCNGSSGSTGSDTYRGPSPASEPETQGIMNLTQDHRPLVNLSYHSYSELVIHPFGCTNVYPSPHEKKVFREISSDMGARLFNDAGTGYYANGTGWELLYAVDGEMNDWFYGEMGSYGVTIEVNQSFQPDYETWRDSTVFRNRAGWQYLLNRMDDSSIYGHTYDACAGSPISANLSLDEVVFSFGESTRTSEPQHGRYQWITQPDKFHINFWKEGYYSQKWPVNIRFASVLKDAYLVPEGSFDLDYYAHRILDSDQDNDGEADPGETVDMPVTIYATGGDVGAITATLSSSDPNVSILDSSATFPDIPAGGTAESLSNHFKIYVSSEALDGHEIPFTLTFTSNKTLCRSETSFMVRVTKGFESCPFAAEYLESDPGWTIENSDSLGWEFGPPAGASGGPPSAHTGTNVYGTNLDGNYGNNADYKLTTLAYDLRGLRNAELRFWRWLNNEEGADLASIEISTNGVDFQEIWKGFGRDTQWEEYRYDVSSIADQEDLVYIRFRLKSDSYSSKSGFYIDDVTICGEEVPSSAGKVKYYSHTINDSNSSYGNGDGEIDIGETVTMAVTVRNTKDSTATAVSGILTTTSTGVTINNNYATYPDIAAGVTAESDSPHYTFTV
- a CDS encoding S8 family serine peptidase — encoded protein: MRKNLNAVLFFPIAFLVLLKVISGLQAAGAAEGAGSPEPKNGSISSVILPKLKGELPLVMGSAQKDAIIPISIVLREQVSRSEILVLGQGKSKAERLKAISVRLKEVASRSQLPILSILEREKQGGHARRIRPLWLSNVIGVDTTRAIIEEIAGRPDVKYINYNPKRDVFLHTRASSNSSAALQSQGIPAAAPAAEPLEIECGVELMRAPDVWDLLGITGDGAVVAVIDTGVCLNHPDIVNQIWVNPGEDLDHDGVIMDPDDENGVDDDSNGFIDDFVGWNFDLGNNNPDDQNSHGSHVAGTVAGDGTSGTKAGMAHGAKIMVVRVGVTFADEVDVWNAMQYAADNNADLISMSLGWPHNQNPDRATWRANCENTIEMGTAMVIAAGNEGSGNEPDNVRTPGDVPRVITVGATDCNDEIAGFSSRGPVTWQDVDPYNDYPYPPGLIKPDVSAPGVDTKSHNFCSGYSLKSGTSMATPHTAGAAALMVSADPTLFPDDIKEVLEQTAVDLGVPGKDNEYGSGRVDAYEAVNQVAGKITYHSHTIDDSNPNYGNGDGNVDFGETVTIRVTLRNKETTPATNVWAVLTTKNTGVIIRDKVAYYPDIAGEATAESKPPHFTITVNEGCGALIKFKMEIHHDSGAISHTGFSVRVGEETETTFFQDDMETDKGWAVSGTATAGIWVREDPYEVKDSEGRLVQPEDDTTASPGVKCWVTGNPRPSGKFQPGDGDVDGGAAVLESPIFDATGAGIMTLDLNRWFYHVKSDEYDSSFFELAVSNNGGSSYSILERVEGMSNQWLSKSLNVSSILQPSSQMRIRVRVVEESGWGIPIGDIIVEGLIDDVRFYGTHYECDVFTAPPANPPNKVGDTLQVTKEENNVRLEWQAPPTDATHDAATLYRIYRSDKPDTGFAELGSATATFYLDLKELDDLDSHYYKVVAENGGGTETD
- a CDS encoding Na+/H+ antiporter NhaC family protein, with amino-acid sequence MVRILENKRALCSSIILLAIILPALLSLIFPSSFLASPSSSILSIIPPLLAIALAMIFREVIAALLGGIYLGALFIYGFNPFTAFARLIDTILVNSVADRDHAAIIIFSLLLGGMVGVISKSGGTQGIADALTRFATSSRRGQLSSWLTGMIIFFDDYTSCLITGNTLRPLCDRLSVSREKLAYIVDSTAAPISSIAIISTWIGFEVSLIGDSFKSLGIERDPYQFFLATIPYRFYPLLALIIVVIIAATGRDFGPMLRAEKRAAAGKVLRDGAVPLASFDVTALKPVAGKPARWLNALIPVGMVIAVTLLGLWFDGLSEIATTDSSLTEKSARDILFSTSILKNVGTVFSAANSYNILLWASLSGALAAILLAFIQRILSIGESFSALMEGMKSMLMAIVILVLAWSIKVVCDELHTATYIVSNLSEAIPYHFLPVIIFIVACLISFATGTSWGTMGILMPLTIPLAFEVSKVNAISPDGSYLLLLGSVSSVLAGAVFGDHCSPISDTTILSSMSSSCDHIDHVRTQIPYAVLAALVGMMVGDIPTAYGLSPYVSLMAGTLLLYLIIRFLGKKIVV